Within the Mycobacterium gordonae genome, the region TGCGGCTCACGGACTGCGGCGACACGCCGGGAATCGCGGTGAACTGGTGCAGTTCCTTCAGGTTAGCGTGCCAACGTTGTTCGACCGCAGCACTTTCGCCCTGCGCGCTGATCAATGGGCTGCGCTCGGCTCGCCCGTGGAACTCCGCGAGCACAGCGGCAACGCAGTCCAGCAGCTTCTCGGATGATTCGCCCGACCCGCTGCGGCTGACGAGGAATGCCAGGCGGTCGTGGTCGCGGTACCGGCGCATGACCACGATCGGTTCGTCGGCGCCGCCGCTCGGGTCGGAAAGATGGGCGACCCCGAGGTATGCCTCGGGCGACAGGCGACGATTCAGCTCGACTTCCCGCCGGCAGACACGCTCACGCTCCTCGGCGGTGCGGAAGTCGACGAAGTCGGTGAGCACCGGCTTCTTCGCCTTGTACGCCCGGTCGCCGGCCAGCACCACCACTCCGGTGTGCGTTTCCCGCACAGCGAGGTAGGGAGCGAGATCCGTGGTCACATCGGCGGGCCGTTCGCCGGTGATGGCAAACTCCATGACTTCAGACTGTCGATCGCCGGGACTGGGTGTGCACCGGCCGGGCGACGATCACCGGCGTGCTCGTGGAGTGGACGACCGAGTTGCTCACCGAGCCGAGCAGCATGGCGCCGACGGCACCGCGGCCATGGCTACCCACCACCACGAGCTGCGCGGATTCCGCCTGGTTGATGAGCTGTCTTGCGGGCCGGTCGCACACCACCACCCGCCGAACCGTCACGTCGGGATACCGCTCCTGCCAGCCAGCCAGGCGCTCGGCCAGGATGCGGTCGGCATCCTCTTTAAATACGGTCCAGTCCAAGCCGGGCAATTCGACCGCTTCGATGTCGCTCCACGCGTGCACCGCTTTCAGCTCGGCCCCGCGACGGGATGCCTCCTCGAAGGCGAGAGCCGTCGCCAGCTCGGACGCCGGCGATCCGTCGATCCCCACGACGACCGGAGCCTCCGGGCGGGCGGTTTCGTCGCGGATCACCGCGACCGGGCAGTTCGCGCGCCGGATCACCCCCGAGCTCACCGAGCCGAGCAGTCTGCGGCCCACCGCCGAGCGTCCGTGGCTGCCCACCACCAACATGTCCGCGTTCCCGGAGAG harbors:
- a CDS encoding universal stress protein encodes the protein MDAPADRHGILVGVDGSEPSNAAVVWAAREAALRHVPLTLIHMLNAAVPMYPEMPLSMGMGIWRDEDGRRVLQCALKVAEDVIGAGRPLPVSTELKCSPPVHTLVQLSGNADMLVVGSHGRSAVGRRLLGSVSSGVIRRANCPVAVIRDETARPEAPVVVGIDGSPASELATALAFEEASRRGAELKAVHAWSDIEAVELPGLDWTVFKEDADRILAERLAGWQERYPDVTVRRVVVCDRPARQLINQAESAQLVVVGSHGRGAVGAMLLGSVSNSVVHSTSTPVIVARPVHTQSRRSTV